A part of Clostridium novyi genomic DNA contains:
- a CDS encoding exonuclease SbcCD subunit D translates to MRILHTSDWHLGKNLEGASRLEEQEQFIEDFIHIVDENCIDMVIISGDIYDSSNPPAKAEKLFYKALKGISKNGKRLTLVIAGNHDNPDRLSAASPLAYEQGVIILGKPKSYPQIGKCGAHNILNAGEGYIELELNNEKAVIITLPYPSEKRLNEVLFESIEEKDRQKSYSDKIRQMFSNLSDKYKDDTINLLVSHLFVLGGEETDSERPIQLGGSLAISASIFPEKAQYIALGHLHRPQEIKAKSRCVYAGSPLQYSKSEIGYTKGCYIVDLKAGEEPNVESISFKNYKPIEVWKCEGVQEAIKRCEENTERDVWVYLEVKTDKYISQEDIKSMKRFKKDILEIRPIIIDEDKFKEDTFCNIKEKSMKELFRDFYVKQRSTEPSEEIMDLFLSIVQEEGEEDEA, encoded by the coding sequence ATGAGAATATTACATACTTCGGATTGGCATTTAGGAAAAAACTTAGAAGGTGCAAGCAGGTTGGAAGAACAAGAACAATTCATTGAAGATTTTATCCACATTGTGGATGAAAACTGTATAGATATGGTTATTATTTCAGGAGATATATATGATAGTAGTAATCCACCTGCAAAAGCAGAAAAATTATTTTATAAAGCATTAAAAGGAATATCAAAGAATGGAAAAAGATTAACTTTAGTTATAGCAGGAAATCATGATAATCCAGATAGATTATCAGCTGCAAGTCCACTTGCATATGAGCAAGGTGTAATTATACTTGGAAAACCTAAAAGCTATCCACAGATTGGAAAATGTGGAGCTCATAATATATTAAATGCTGGAGAAGGTTATATTGAATTAGAACTAAATAATGAAAAAGCAGTTATTATAACATTGCCTTATCCCAGTGAAAAAAGGTTAAATGAAGTTTTATTTGAAAGTATAGAAGAAAAGGATAGACAAAAAAGTTATTCAGATAAAATAAGGCAAATGTTTAGTAATTTATCAGATAAATATAAAGATGATACTATAAATTTGTTAGTATCTCATTTATTTGTATTAGGGGGAGAAGAGACGGATTCGGAAAGACCTATACAACTGGGGGGAAGTCTTGCTATAAGTGCAAGTATATTTCCTGAGAAAGCACAATATATAGCTTTAGGTCATTTACATAGACCACAAGAAATAAAGGCTAAAAGTAGATGTGTATATGCTGGTTCACCACTTCAATATAGCAAAAGTGAAATAGGTTATACTAAAGGATGCTATATTGTTGATTTAAAAGCTGGTGAAGAACCTAATGTAGAAAGTATTTCATTTAAAAATTATAAGCCTATAGAAGTTTGGAAATGCGAAGGTGTACAAGAGGCTATAAAAAGGTGTGAAGAAAATACTGAAAGAGATGTATGGGTATATCTTGAGGTGAAAACAGATAAGTATATATCTCAAGAAGATATAAAATCTATGAAAAGATTTAAAAAGGATATATTAGAGATTAGACCTATAATTATTGATGAAGATAAATTTAAAGAAGATACATTTTGTAATATAAAAGAAAAAAGTATGAAAGAATTATTTAGGGATTTTTATGTAAAACAGAGAAGTACAGAGCCAAGTGAGGAAATTATGGATTTATTTTTAAGTATAGTTCAAGAGGAGGGTGAAGAAGATGAAGCCTAG
- a CDS encoding sigma 54-interacting transcriptional regulator, translating to MKRELLKCILKETSDTEIDYILKIINNFISYNEIVSFDDIITKNQIMKKIIQYAKKASNTDCNILLQGNSGTGKEIFAKAIHNYSTRSQRPFIVVNCKNIPREFVGKQLRGYEEEMFINNKVYKYPGMFQLADEGTIFLNDIQYLSLGAQGELLKILEENEIKISQDKKSITNVRIICSSDNSLIEKVNNKDFRADLYYKLNVINIKIIDLNERTEDIGLLAKYFLKKLNDKNLNGYKTIDEEVIKELKNYKFIDNVRELRNLIEKLYFLCDENNITKKNFFEIIGCKSKQYKDDEKECEKNIKLKDIIPIKDLEKQSIENALNYYKGNVEKASKVLGLSRATIYRKINKYRINLYKDK from the coding sequence ATGAAAAGAGAATTATTGAAATGTATATTAAAAGAAACTTCAGATACAGAAATTGATTATATACTAAAGATTATTAATAATTTTATTAGTTATAATGAAATTGTAAGTTTTGATGATATAATAACTAAAAATCAAATTATGAAAAAAATAATTCAATATGCTAAAAAAGCTTCAAATACAGATTGTAATATTTTATTACAAGGTAATAGTGGAACTGGAAAAGAGATTTTTGCCAAAGCAATACATAATTACAGTACAAGGTCACAGAGGCCATTTATTGTAGTTAATTGTAAAAACATACCTAGAGAGTTTGTAGGAAAACAGCTTAGAGGCTATGAAGAGGAAATGTTTATTAATAATAAAGTATATAAATATCCTGGAATGTTTCAACTTGCAGATGAAGGAACAATATTTTTAAATGATATACAATATTTATCATTAGGAGCTCAAGGAGAGTTATTAAAAATTTTAGAAGAAAATGAAATTAAAATATCTCAAGATAAGAAAAGTATCACAAATGTAAGAATTATATGTTCAAGTGATAATAGTCTTATTGAAAAAGTAAATAATAAAGATTTTAGAGCAGATTTATATTATAAATTAAATGTAATAAATATTAAGATTATAGATTTAAATGAAAGAACAGAGGATATTGGACTTTTAGCTAAGTATTTTCTTAAAAAATTAAATGATAAGAATTTAAATGGTTATAAAACTATAGATGAGGAAGTAATAAAAGAATTAAAAAATTATAAATTTATTGATAATGTAAGAGAGCTAAGAAATTTAATTGAAAAATTATATTTTCTTTGTGATGAAAATAACATAACAAAGAAAAATTTTTTTGAAATTATTGGTTGCAAGTCTAAACAATATAAAGATGATGAAAAAGAATGTGAAAAAAATATTAAACTGAAGGATATTATTCCCATAAAAGATTTGGAGAAACAAAGTATAGAAAATGCTTTAAATTACTATAAAGGAAATGTAGAAAAAGCTTCGAAAGTTTTGGGATTGAGCAGAGCAACTATATATAGAAAAATAAATAAATATAGAATAAATTTATATAAGGATAAATGA
- a CDS encoding radical SAM protein, with protein sequence MERYNIIKNKNQREIVLLKSRPCFWGKCSFCDYIADNSLNESDMNTLNSDILKNVTGIYKALEVINSASCFDLPKETLTKIKETTISKDIKKLFFESHWIYRHKLKDMRKFFDNTSIIFKIGIETFDNNFRNGFLNKNAVFNNYKDVQKYFDSVCIMVGIKGQTKDMIKKDIDILLNHFSYGTVNIFTENSTNIKRDNDLISWFKEEYKFLDNVQKIEVLYENTDFGVGD encoded by the coding sequence ATGGAAAGATATAATATTATAAAAAATAAAAATCAAAGAGAAATTGTTCTTTTAAAATCTCGTCCTTGCTTTTGGGGAAAATGTAGTTTCTGTGATTATATAGCTGATAATTCTTTAAACGAATCCGATATGAATACCCTTAATTCTGATATATTAAAAAACGTTACGGGTATATATAAAGCTTTAGAAGTAATAAATTCTGCTAGTTGCTTTGATTTACCTAAAGAAACACTAACTAAAATAAAAGAAACAACTATATCTAAAGATATAAAAAAGCTTTTTTTTGAAAGTCATTGGATTTATAGGCATAAACTAAAAGATATGCGAAAGTTTTTTGATAACACATCTATTATATTTAAAATAGGTATAGAAACTTTTGATAATAATTTTAGAAATGGATTTTTAAATAAAAATGCCGTTTTTAATAATTACAAAGATGTTCAAAAATATTTTGACTCTGTATGTATAATGGTTGGTATAAAAGGTCAAACAAAAGACATGATAAAAAAAGATATAGATATACTTTTAAATCATTTTTCTTATGGAACAGTTAATATTTTTACTGAAAACTCAACTAATATTAAAAGAGATAATGATTTAATTAGTTGGTTTAAAGAAGAATATAAATTTTTGGATAATGTACAAAAAATTGAAGTTTTATATGAAAATACAGATTTTGGAGTAGGCGATTAA
- a CDS encoding FUSC family protein, with translation MKKIGMRNLKTSIAVVLCVIIIRILHIDSPFYACIAAVICMQTWVSDSFIVGKNRMIGTFIGALIGLLLALIKPGNIILIGIGIIGVIYICNLLGKNKSITIGCIVFLAIMVNLTSKTPLIYSTFRLIETFIGIFISVFVNYFVFPRDHSENLYNVKEDILNIIYDLSENKIHKGENIDLSKLENKISHFESLLNSYMSEITRQKLESMEISNLREQLTICKDAYNHLCMLNFVTSDSYIDKEHPNLDIVYNYHLENLSKIVETLKNNFN, from the coding sequence ATGAAAAAAATAGGTATGAGAAATCTAAAAACATCTATAGCTGTTGTATTATGTGTAATAATTATAAGAATACTTCATATAGACTCTCCATTTTATGCATGCATAGCAGCAGTAATTTGTATGCAAACATGGGTATCAGATTCCTTTATTGTTGGCAAAAATCGAATGATTGGAACTTTTATAGGAGCATTAATAGGTCTTTTACTTGCTCTTATTAAACCTGGAAACATTATTTTAATTGGTATTGGAATAATCGGAGTAATCTATATTTGTAACCTGTTAGGTAAAAATAAATCTATTACAATTGGTTGTATAGTTTTTCTTGCTATAATGGTAAATTTAACAAGCAAAACCCCCTTAATTTACAGTACATTTAGATTAATAGAAACATTTATAGGAATTTTTATTTCCGTTTTTGTAAATTACTTTGTATTTCCTCGTGATCATTCTGAAAATTTATATAATGTTAAAGAAGATATTTTAAACATAATTTATGATTTATCTGAAAATAAAATTCATAAAGGAGAAAATATAGATTTATCTAAATTAGAAAATAAAATTTCACACTTTGAAAGTTTACTTAATTCTTATATGTCAGAAATAACACGTCAAAAACTTGAGTCTATGGAGATTAGTAATCTTAGAGAACAATTAACCATATGTAAAGATGCATATAACCATTTATGTATGCTAAATTTTGTTACTTCTGACTCTTATATCGATAAAGAACATCCTAATCTTGATATAGTATATAATTATCATTTAGAAAATCTATCTAAAATAGTAGAAACTTTAAAAAACAACTTTAATTAA
- a CDS encoding ferredoxin, protein MKAIVDQDTCIGCGLCPSICPEVFDMGDDGKAHVTVESIDDGCKDSASEARGACPVEAIDIKEE, encoded by the coding sequence ATGAAGGCCATTGTAGATCAAGATACATGTATAGGGTGTGGATTATGTCCATCAATATGTCCTGAAGTTTTTGATATGGGTGATGATGGAAAAGCACATGTAACTGTAGAATCAATTGATGATGGATGTAAAGATTCTGCTTCAGAAGCAAGAGGAGCATGTCCAGTAGAGGCTATTGATATAAAAGAAGAATAA
- a CDS encoding DUF1292 domain-containing protein, producing the protein MQTQQSIVVTNEYGKQIELELIDTITIKNDRYVIVSAPGSNNANAYREVSRKNGEIEYASIGSGAEFKRVLEAYNAKSDE; encoded by the coding sequence ATGCAAACTCAACAAAGCATAGTAGTAACAAATGAATATGGGAAACAAATAGAATTAGAATTAATAGACACAATTACAATTAAAAATGATAGATATGTAATTGTATCTGCACCAGGATCCAACAATGCTAATGCTTATAGAGAAGTAAGCAGAAAAAATGGTGAAATAGAATATGCGTCAATAGGCTCAGGGGCAGAATTTAAAAGAGTATTAGAGGCTTATAATGCTAAATCAGATGAATAA
- a CDS encoding lytic transglycosylase: protein MKLQTKKTLIIISSSIVLFSSIFFLTLNLNNLMHSNKNTNSIGIKESQSNKNLSKNNDNEDKSTDVKDNDTISARPEKYSDYIVKDGDTLYSIARTTMPWKCQEDAVKTLQTMNSLKDRELLTAGSHLMIPVNDIDQTGCTKYIVQKGENLYTIAEKYLPNLNPNDAVNIIMKKNNLTDSSLLSTGLEIYIPNAETAAVNSNNIKKNK, encoded by the coding sequence ATGAAATTACAAACAAAAAAAACTTTAATAATTATTTCTTCATCTATAGTATTATTTTCTTCAATATTTTTTTTAACATTAAATTTAAATAATTTAATGCATTCTAATAAAAATACTAATTCTATTGGTATAAAAGAAAGTCAATCAAATAAAAATTTAAGTAAAAATAATGATAATGAAGATAAATCAACAGATGTCAAAGATAATGACACTATATCAGCTCGTCCAGAAAAGTATTCAGATTACATAGTAAAAGATGGTGATACTTTATATAGTATAGCTAGAACAACAATGCCTTGGAAGTGTCAGGAAGATGCAGTTAAAACACTGCAAACTATGAATAGCCTTAAAGATAGAGAATTGCTTACTGCTGGTTCTCATTTAATGATTCCAGTAAATGATATAGACCAAACGGGATGTACAAAGTATATTGTACAAAAAGGAGAAAATTTATATACTATAGCAGAAAAATATTTACCAAACTTAAATCCAAATGATGCAGTTAATATTATTATGAAAAAAAATAATTTAACAGATTCATCACTTTTAAGTACTGGTCTTGAAATATATATTCCTAATGCTGAAACCGCAGCTGTAAATTCTAATAATATAAAGAAAAATAAATAA
- a CDS encoding glycogen/starch/alpha-glucan phosphorylase: MNLDKETIKNDFLKKLINMFSEDIDEASMHHKYLAFGSLIKDYCAENWMNTNKRYIKEGEKQVYYFCMEFLIGRLLRSNLLNLGIEKQSEEALKELGIDIKELEDAEMDAGLGNGGLGRLAACFLDSMASLGIPGHGCGIRYKYGLFEQKIVNGYQVEIPDNWLKEGNVWEVRKDNKSVIVRFGGVVTPEMLNGRLNFKHENYQAVKAVPYDTPVIGYKNNIVNNLRLWSAETLDEDKDLDFSFFKYGNYSKAVEYKSSIESISQILYPDDSQYEGKVLRLKQQYFFVSAGVQSIIRNYKKRNKPITELAKYIAIHINDTHPSLAVPELMRILLDEEELNWDEAWDITTKIISYTNHTIMAEALEKWSINMFKELLPRIYMIVEEINRRLVENIKEKYGNNQYKINKMAIINEGEIRMANLAIVGGHSVNGVAKLHTNILKKRELLDFYDLYPQKFNNKTNGVTHRRWLIQSNPNLASFITEVIGNEWIKNPKKLTVLLKYLNNKKFMERLYEIKKNNKINFAHEIKKNYNIDISPNSIFDVQVKRLHAYKRQMLNLFHIIYLYNKLKENPDLDIVPRTFIFGAKASPNYYLAKEIIKLINTVGNKINNDKQIQDKIKVVFLENYRVSLAEKVIPCADVSEQISTASKEASGTGNMKLMMNGAITIATLDGANVEIREAVGDDNIVIFGLSAEEVMNYEKNGGYNARDFYNSDNRIHKIIDQIISGYFGVPSSEFKKIYEYFMEENDEYFVFKDFDSYIKAQEKIDYLYREKEKWIQMSVVNIAKSGGFSSDNTIEKYSNEIWHTNMYK, from the coding sequence ATGAATTTAGATAAAGAAACTATAAAAAATGATTTTTTGAAAAAACTAATAAATATGTTTTCAGAAGATATAGATGAGGCATCTATGCATCACAAATATTTAGCTTTTGGTAGTTTAATTAAAGATTATTGTGCTGAAAATTGGATGAATACAAATAAGCGTTATATAAAAGAGGGAGAAAAGCAAGTTTATTATTTTTGCATGGAATTTTTAATAGGAAGACTTTTGAGAAGTAATTTATTAAATCTTGGAATAGAAAAACAAAGTGAAGAGGCCCTAAAAGAATTGGGCATAGATATAAAAGAGTTAGAAGATGCTGAAATGGATGCAGGACTTGGAAATGGAGGTCTTGGGAGGCTGGCAGCATGTTTCCTTGATTCTATGGCATCCCTTGGTATTCCGGGACATGGATGTGGAATAAGATATAAATATGGACTATTTGAACAAAAAATAGTTAACGGATACCAAGTTGAAATACCTGATAATTGGTTAAAAGAAGGTAATGTATGGGAGGTTAGAAAAGATAATAAATCAGTAATAGTTAGATTTGGTGGTGTTGTAACTCCAGAAATGCTAAATGGAAGGCTCAATTTTAAGCATGAAAACTATCAAGCAGTTAAAGCAGTTCCTTATGATACTCCTGTCATAGGATATAAAAATAATATAGTAAATAATTTAAGACTTTGGAGTGCTGAAACTTTAGATGAAGATAAAGATTTAGATTTTTCTTTTTTTAAATATGGAAATTATTCAAAAGCAGTAGAATATAAATCATCAATTGAGTCTATATCACAAATATTATATCCAGATGATTCTCAGTATGAGGGAAAGGTGCTAAGATTAAAGCAACAATATTTCTTTGTAAGTGCAGGAGTACAGAGTATAATAAGAAACTATAAAAAAAGAAATAAACCAATTACAGAATTAGCTAAGTATATAGCAATTCATATTAATGATACACATCCTTCCTTAGCTGTACCAGAACTTATGCGAATTCTTTTAGACGAAGAAGAATTAAATTGGGATGAAGCATGGGATATAACTACAAAGATTATATCTTATACAAATCATACTATAATGGCAGAGGCGTTAGAAAAATGGTCTATAAATATGTTTAAAGAATTACTTCCTAGAATTTATATGATAGTAGAAGAAATTAATAGAAGACTTGTAGAAAATATTAAAGAAAAGTATGGTAATAATCAGTACAAGATAAACAAGATGGCCATTATAAATGAAGGTGAAATAAGAATGGCGAATTTAGCTATAGTTGGAGGACATTCAGTAAATGGTGTTGCAAAACTTCATACTAATATTTTAAAGAAAAGAGAACTTTTAGATTTTTATGATTTATATCCACAAAAGTTTAATAATAAAACAAATGGTGTAACTCATAGAAGATGGTTAATTCAATCAAATCCTAATTTAGCAAGTTTTATAACTGAGGTTATAGGGAATGAATGGATTAAGAATCCTAAAAAATTAACGGTTTTACTAAAGTATTTAAATAATAAAAAATTTATGGAAAGATTATATGAAATAAAGAAAAATAATAAAATAAATTTTGCTCATGAAATAAAGAAAAATTACAATATTGACATAAGTCCCAATTCGATTTTTGATGTTCAAGTAAAAAGATTACACGCCTACAAACGACAAATGTTAAATTTATTCCACATAATATATTTATATAATAAATTAAAAGAGAATCCTGATTTAGATATAGTTCCAAGGACATTTATTTTTGGAGCAAAGGCATCACCAAATTATTATTTAGCTAAAGAGATAATAAAGTTAATAAATACTGTAGGAAATAAAATTAATAATGATAAGCAGATACAAGATAAGATAAAAGTTGTATTTTTAGAAAACTATAGAGTATCCCTTGCAGAAAAAGTAATACCTTGTGCAGATGTAAGTGAACAAATATCAACAGCTTCAAAGGAAGCATCAGGAACAGGAAATATGAAGCTTATGATGAATGGAGCAATTACTATAGCTACATTAGATGGCGCTAATGTAGAAATAAGAGAAGCAGTTGGTGATGATAATATTGTAATTTTTGGTTTAAGTGCAGAAGAAGTTATGAATTATGAAAAGAATGGTGGATATAATGCAAGAGATTTTTATAATTCTGATAATCGAATTCATAAAATAATAGATCAAATAATAAGTGGATATTTTGGAGTTCCAAGTTCAGAATTTAAAAAGATATATGAATACTTTATGGAAGAAAATGATGAATATTTTGTATTTAAGGATTTTGATTCTTATATAAAAGCTCAGGAGAAAATAGATTATTTATATAGAGAAAAAGAAAAGTGGATACAAATGAGTGTGGTAAATATTGCAAAATCCGGGGGGTTTTCAAGTGATAATACTATAGAAAAGTATTCAAATGAAATATGGCATACCAATATGTATAAATAA
- the glgA gene encoding glycogen synthase GlgA, with protein sequence MNILFATSEAYPFIKTGGLGDVSYALPKALKKIGVDVRVILPKYNSIPEEYVNNMRKIAEFTIKVGWRNKYCGLLELEKDGLKFYFIDNEYYFKRDSAYAQMDDGERFSFFSKAIIESINYMNDFTPDILHCNDWHTAISIPILRDQYFNNTKLNHIKTVYTIHNLKYQGVFSKEMLGELLNFGNEYFSEEKFKYYDAISFMKAGIVYADAVTTVSPTYAQEIKTEYYGEGLHGLLQSRSNDLYGILNGIDTDINNPSTDMHLFEKYDANNLQGKSKNKRELQKMLNLPENNNIPMIGIVSRLEEQKGFDLLKEVIEELLQENIQLVVLGTGDQKYEDLFKFFAWKYPDKLSANIYFDNSLGQKIYAASDMFLMPSRFEPCGIGQLIALKYGSVPIVRETGGLNDTVSSYNEFTREGNGFSFTRFDARDMLYTIRRAIGFYYDKDLWRELIQRGMRGDYSWGKSANEYIDIYNNVINKC encoded by the coding sequence ATGAATATTTTATTTGCCACATCTGAAGCATATCCATTTATAAAAACAGGGGGACTTGGAGATGTATCATATGCATTACCAAAAGCCTTAAAAAAAATAGGAGTAGATGTAAGAGTAATCTTACCTAAATATAATTCAATACCAGAAGAATATGTGAATAATATGAGAAAAATAGCTGAATTTACAATTAAAGTTGGTTGGAGAAATAAATATTGTGGTTTATTGGAATTAGAAAAGGATGGATTGAAATTTTATTTTATAGATAATGAGTATTACTTCAAAAGGGATTCAGCTTATGCTCAAATGGATGATGGAGAAAGATTTTCATTTTTTTCAAAGGCAATTATAGAATCTATAAATTATATGAATGATTTTACACCAGATATATTACATTGTAATGATTGGCATACAGCAATTTCTATCCCTATTTTAAGGGATCAATATTTTAATAATACTAAATTAAATCATATAAAAACAGTTTATACCATTCACAATTTAAAGTATCAAGGAGTATTTTCTAAAGAGATGTTAGGGGAATTACTTAACTTTGGAAATGAATATTTTTCTGAAGAAAAATTTAAATACTATGATGCAATTTCATTTATGAAAGCTGGGATAGTATATGCAGATGCTGTAACAACGGTAAGTCCAACATATGCACAAGAGATAAAAACAGAATACTATGGAGAAGGACTTCATGGATTATTGCAAAGTAGGTCTAATGATTTATACGGTATATTAAATGGTATTGATACGGACATAAATAATCCAAGTACAGATATGCATTTATTTGAAAAGTATGATGCAAATAATTTACAAGGTAAAAGTAAAAATAAGCGGGAACTTCAAAAAATGTTAAATCTACCTGAAAACAATAATATACCAATGATAGGAATAGTATCTAGACTTGAAGAACAAAAAGGATTTGATCTATTAAAAGAAGTTATAGAAGAATTATTACAAGAAAATATTCAATTAGTGGTACTTGGTACAGGAGATCAAAAATATGAGGATTTATTTAAGTTCTTTGCATGGAAATATCCAGATAAATTATCAGCAAATATTTATTTTGATAATTCTCTTGGGCAAAAGATTTATGCTGCATCAGATATGTTTTTGATGCCTTCTAGATTTGAACCTTGTGGAATAGGTCAGCTAATAGCATTAAAATATGGAAGCGTACCAATAGTAAGAGAAACTGGAGGGCTTAATGATACAGTATCTTCTTATAATGAATTTACAAGAGAAGGAAATGGATTTAGTTTTACAAGATTTGATGCAAGGGATATGTTGTATACAATACGAAGAGCTATAGGGTTTTATTATGATAAAGATTTATGGAGAGAACTTATTCAAAGAGGAATGAGGGGAGACTATAGTTGGGGAAAATCTGCAAATGAATATATAGATATATATAATAATGTCATTAATAAATGTTAG
- a CDS encoding 3'-5' exoribonuclease YhaM family protein has protein sequence MDILIKPIEEFQTNDKIDGFFLIKSAECRTASNSKKYLDFTIADKTGEINAKFWNYTEGDEDIYKPNVLIKVRGSVTLWQNNMQFKIDRIRLPKENENVNISDFVPSAPYSPENMYEEMMMYISKIKDEDIKNIINYILEENKHKIMHFPAAKKNHHAVRSGLLYHTTTMLKAGEKLSEVYTFINTDLLFGGIILHDFAKMDEMNSSELGIVDDYTIEGQLLGHIIEGVKNIEVASQKVGADKEITMLLQHMVLSHHYEPEFGSPKKPMIPEAQMLHFLDVMDASLYDMHKAIGETKKGEFSNAVWSLDKRKIYRPLREDLQKI, from the coding sequence TTGGATATATTAATAAAACCCATAGAAGAATTTCAAACTAACGATAAAATAGATGGATTCTTTTTAATAAAATCAGCTGAATGCAGAACAGCAAGCAATAGTAAAAAATATTTAGATTTTACAATAGCAGATAAAACAGGAGAAATAAACGCGAAGTTTTGGAATTACACTGAAGGAGACGAGGATATTTACAAACCTAATGTTCTTATAAAAGTAAGGGGAAGTGTAACTTTATGGCAAAATAATATGCAATTTAAAATAGATAGAATTAGACTTCCAAAAGAAAATGAAAATGTAAATATATCAGACTTTGTACCATCAGCACCATATTCTCCAGAAAATATGTATGAAGAGATGATGATGTATATATCTAAAATAAAAGATGAAGATATAAAAAATATAATTAATTATATTTTAGAAGAAAACAAGCATAAGATAATGCATTTTCCAGCAGCTAAAAAAAATCATCATGCTGTAAGGTCTGGTCTTTTGTATCATACAACAACAATGCTTAAAGCAGGAGAAAAATTGTCAGAAGTATATACTTTTATAAACACAGATTTATTATTTGGTGGAATAATACTCCATGATTTTGCTAAAATGGATGAAATGAATTCAAGTGAACTTGGAATAGTAGATGATTATACAATAGAAGGTCAATTATTAGGACATATAATAGAAGGGGTAAAAAATATAGAAGTTGCATCACAAAAAGTTGGTGCAGATAAAGAAATAACAATGCTTCTTCAGCATATGGTGTTATCGCATCACTATGAACCTGAGTTTGGAAGTCCTAAAAAACCAATGATACCAGAAGCACAAATGCTTCACTTCTTAGATGTAATGGATGCAAGTCTTTATGATATGCATAAAGCTATAGGAGAAACAAAGAAAGGTGAATTTTCAAATGCAGTATGGTCTTTAGATAAGAGAAAGATATATAGACCACTAAGAGAAGATTTACAAAAAATATAA